One Caretta caretta isolate rCarCar2 chromosome 8, rCarCar1.hap1, whole genome shotgun sequence DNA window includes the following coding sequences:
- the TRMT13 gene encoding tRNA:m(4)X modification enzyme TRM13 homolog, with product MTGKEFHAHLTQNIYEDQLQKHLKKCNSREKPKPAYFVQDINAGLKDATEILDEQQLPISSLSREELEDLIRKLKKASNGIKPILKDQKLSHQAVQEALNDPKNGESALKHLKQQASILGNMEKLQLLGPGRCFIEFGAGRGKLSHWVDIALQDATDVHFLLVERATTRFKVDGKHRKRDYIFERLQVDIQNLCLNKVPILKKEKLPVVGIGKHLCGAATDLALRCLVESYATQYDERNEDPSPKRFKSDKTDLAFNNSADERSGKNVSENWNPVAGIVIALCCHHRCQWKHYVGQEFFRTVGLGPVEFNYFQRMTSWATCGMQETITEASTIDAKSKDQSSDTEEHDQVNNRIECSSDSLQGLLTVEERKQIGRLCKLLIDQGRIKYLQQRGYNAALQYYTDSTVSLENVLLTAVPSQSSVPQPTA from the exons ATGACAGGAAAAGAATTCCATGCCCACTTGACCCAAAACA TATATGAAGATCAATtacaaaagcatttaaaaaagtgTAATTCAAGAGAGAAGCCGAAGCCT gCCTACTTTGTTCAAGATATTAATGCAGGATTAAAAGACGCAACAGAAATACTTGATGAACAG cagttGCCAATTTCTTCCCTGTCTAGAGAAGAGTTAGAGGACTTAATTAGAAAGCTGAAAAAAGCAAGTAATG GTATAAAGCCAATACTTAAGGATCAAAAGCTGTCCCATCAGGCCGTACAAGAAGCTTTAAACGACCCAAAGAATGGAGAGTCTGCTTTAAAGCACTTGAAACAACAG GCTTCCATTTTAGGTAACATGGAAAAGTTACAATTGCTTGGGCCAGGAAGATGTTTTATTGAGTTTGGAGCTGGACGAGGAAAGCTGTCTCACTGGGTTGATATTGCCTTACAAGATGCTACAGATGTTCACTTTCTGCTTGTTGAAAGGGCAACTACACGATTCAAG GTAGATGGTAAACACAGAAAAAGAGACTACATATTTGAAAGGCTTCAAGTTGATATCCAGAACTTATGTTTAA ATAAAGTACctattcttaaaaaagaaaagcttccTGTGGTAGGAATTGGAAAGCATTTATGTGGTGCTGCAACAG ATCTTGCTCTGAGATGTTTGGTTGAAAGTTACGCAACCCAATATGATGAAAGAAATGAAGACCCTTCACCTAAACGTTTCAAGAGTGATAAAACAGACCTAGCTTTTAACAATTCTGCTGATGAAAGGAGTGGAAAGAATGTTTCAGAAAACTGGAATCCTGTAGCTGGAATTGTTATTGCACTGTGTTGCCACCACAGGTGTCAGTGGAAGCATTATGTAGGCCAAGAGTTCTTTAGAACAGTGGGACTTGGGCCAGtggaatttaattattttcagagAATGACTAGCTGGGCCACTTGTGGCATGCAAGAAACCATCACTGAAGCCTCTACCATTGATGCAAAGAGCAAAGACCAAAGCAGTGATACAGAAGAACATGACCAAGTAAACAACAGAATTGAGTGCAGTTCTGATAGTCTGCAAGG GCTACTTACTGTTGAAGAACGAAAGCAGATAGGTCGTCTTTGTAAACTCTTGATTGACCAGGGACGGATCAAATATTTACAACAGAGAGGATACAATGCTGCATTACAATACTATACAGATTCTACTGTTTCCTTGGAGAATGTACTCTTGACAGCTGTACCAAGTCAATCTTCAGTACCTCAGCCAACTGCATAA